Proteins encoded together in one Anopheles darlingi chromosome 3, idAnoDarlMG_H_01, whole genome shotgun sequence window:
- the LOC125956150 gene encoding synaptic vesicle glycoprotein 2C-like gives MVESETDQNLSKYIDVKDGRVAAANGDSKDHPSAGVVASSLHLEKSLVPASQHLNGAPDRSSVSKQLEANGGTPVPDPERGAYSIKADFEQAIELTGYGRFHYILLAICGLVSTSEEMDVISMSFILPSAQCDLDLNTQSKGWLNSIIFIGMMLGAYAWGSVADSLGRKRVLIVISIMNALCIVASSFSQTYEVFMVFRFLNGVALGGSGPVIWPYFAEFQPKSKRGSMLSFMAAFWTIGNLLVAGLAWLIIPTGIGIHTPAFTYNSWRIFLLVCSIPSFIVAALLLYLPESPKFLLSQGKFEEALSIFRGIYVTNTGKPKEHYPVRELLIDDELRAELEAVTKPIKNKYKRMLYDILDNSKQVFMSPILKFTAISITINFTFHIGYYGLMMWFPELFNRFDEFTRAHPGVEDATVCQVTDYVVGMGSHSQSGVCSSTIPSTVFMESLITVAAALPTNVIAVLGMDRLGRKFFLVFSTMAAGACSASMYFVTNKHQNLAVSAVFSGVISMGNASLDCLITEVFPTNLRATGVAISMVAARLGGIIGNVVIATLLDLYCPAPTFIVAVLLAGGGLMCLFLPNTTRTALS, from the exons ATGGTAGAAAGTGAAACCGATCAGAACCTATCAAAGT ACATCGATGTAAAGGACggcagagtagcagcagcaaacggagaCAGCAAGGATCATCCGTCGGCGGGAGTTGTAGCGAGCTCCCTGCACCTGGAGAAATCTCTGGTCCCCGCTTCGCAGCATCTGAATGGTGCCCCTGACCGGAGCAGCGTCAGCAAGCAGCTCGAAGCCAACGGCGGTaccccggtcccggacccCGAGCGGGGCGCCTACTCGATCAAGGCGGACTTCGAGCAGGCGATAGAGCTTACTGGTTATGGCAGATTCCACTACATCCTACTAGCAATATGTGGTCTGGTGAGCACGAGCGAGGAGATGGACGTCATCTCGATGTCGTTCATCTTGCCCTCGGCCCAGTGCGATCTCGACCTCAACACGCAGAGCAAAGGCTGGCTGAACTCGATCATATTCATCGGTATGATGCTTGGCGCGTATGCCTGGGGAAGCGTTGCCGATTCGCTGGGTAGGAAAAGGGTGCTGATCGTGATCTCGATCATGAACGCACTGTGCATAGTCgcgtcctccttctcccaGACGTACGAGGTGTTCATGGTCTTCCGGTTTCTCAACGGTGTGGC GCTTGGAGGTAGTGGTCCAGTCATTTGGCCGTACTTTGCAGAGTTCCAACCCAAATCGAAACGTGGATCCATGCTCAGCTTTATGGCCGCCTTCTGGACGATAGGCAATCTGCTGGTGGCAGGACTGGCGTGGTTGATCATTCCCACCG GAATAGGGATTCATACGCCGGCCTTTACGTACAACTCGTGGCGCATCTTTCTGCTCGTCTGCTCCATTCCCTCGTTCATCGTGGCTGCCCTGCTGCTGTATCTACCCGAGTCACCGAAGTTTCTGTTGTCGCAGGGTAAGTTTGAGGAGGCACTCAGCATCTTCCGCGGTATCTACGTGACAAACACCGGCAAACCGAAGGAACACTACCCGGTCCGggagctgctgatcgatgatgaGCTACGCGCCGAACTGGAAGCCGTCACGAAGCCGATCAAGAACAAGTACAAGCGGATGCTGTACGACATTCTGGACAACAGCAAGCAGGTGTTTATGTCGCCGATCCTCAAGTTCACGGCCATCTCGATTACGATCAACTTTACGTTCCACATCGGTTACTACGGGCTGATGATGTGGTTCCCGGAGCTGTTTAACCGTTTCGATGAGTTCACCCGGGCGCATCCCGGTGTGGAGGATGCGACCGTTTGCCAGGTAACGGATTACGTCGTCGGTATGGGCTCGCATTCACAGTCGGGCGTGTGTTCCTCCACCATACCGAGCACGGTATTCATGGAGTCGCTCATCACGGTAGCGGCTGCCCTACCGACGAACGTGATTGCCGTGCTGGGCATGGATCGCCTTGGCCGGAAGTTCTTCCTCGTGTTCAGCACGATGGCCGCGGGCGCCTGCTCGGCGTCGATGTACTTCGTCACCAACAAACACCAGAATCTTGCCGTATCGGCCGTCTTCAGTGGCGTTATCTCGATGGGTAACGCCTCGCTCGACTGTCTGATCACGGAAGTGTTTCCAACGAATTTACG TGCCACCGGAGTCGCAATCTCGATGGTGGCCGCACGGTTAGGCGGTATTATCGGTAACGTGGTCATTGCTACGCTGCTCGATCTGTACTGCCCAGCGCCAACGTTCATTGTGGccgtgctgctggccggtggtggtctaATGTGTTTATTCCTGCCCAACACAACTCGAACGGCGCTTTCCTAA